The proteins below come from a single Oxyura jamaicensis isolate SHBP4307 breed ruddy duck chromosome 1, BPBGC_Ojam_1.0, whole genome shotgun sequence genomic window:
- the LOC118160617 gene encoding alpha-1-macroglobulin-like, with the protein MWYSVLFRLTSLWICNLFLVSSFQLSSIQPFQIQRTEVSSNHVLVYIEKLNYETLSFSFTVERDIPVQGLKPAQVKVYDYYETDEFATQEYSAPCTTEEVDQGNV; encoded by the exons ATGTGgtacagtgttttgttt AGATTGACATCCCTTTGGATCTGTAACCTCTTCCTTGTCTCCTCTTTCCAGCTCTCAAGCATCCAGCCTTTCCAAATCCAACGAACAGAAGTCAGCTCAAACCATGTTCTGGTGTATATAGAAAAG ctGAACTACGAGACCTTGAGCTTTTCCTTCACAGTGGAGCGGGACATCCCTGTGCAGGGCCTGAAGCCAGCCCAGGTGAAGGTCTATGACTACTACGAGACAG atgagTTTGCCACACAGGAGTACAGCGCTCCCTGCACCACAG AGGAAGTAGATCAGGGCAACGTGTGA
- the A2M gene encoding alpha-2-macroglobulin, which produces MGKYGLPNNLNIFLLLFFFLPGDTSPVSPVTEPQYMVLLPSLIHTDAPEKVCVQLTHLNESVTLSATLEYQGENRSLIDDVVSEKDIFTCTPFSLPKLSSQSPATFITVRVKGETLQFSSRKTVLVKNSESLVFVQTDKPIYKPGQTVLFRIVSLDENFHPVNELFPLVYIEDPKKNRLYQWTKAELKGGLIQLFFNLTSEPIQGTYSVVVQKASGKIIQHPFSVEEYVLPKFEVTVKMPKVITILDEKLKVTVCGLYTFGKPVPGLVSFRVCRKFQYSSTCYGEESKAVCDEFSGQTDNHGCISEVVKTKLFQLKRNGYENKLHVEAKIKEEDTGVVLTGTSFSRITNTISKITFENSDSHYKPGIPFFGQVKLEDGSGAPIANETVRISLQGGQETNYTTNEEGRAQFSLNTSMLELESVGIRATHKTRSHCFDHSWVFPSYEEGYLSIKRFYSPSKSFLKIEPKSEVLSCGSPTEVRVHYILTPEAIGEEKKIVFYYLVMAKGIIKQAGTSILDLDQESANGVFLLQLPVQADIAPVAHVLVYTTTPSREVIADSAKFNIEKCFSNKVDLSFSPSEGLPSSDTHLLFRASPNSLCAVRAVDKSVLLMKPEADLSPGSVYSLLPVKESHDYHYGPDMLLEEPLEDCVTLKNIVVNGITYSPVMDRNEDDTYNILKKMGLKVFTNSKVKKPTYCNTGNYIPLGIPVPSGLMAAGHAMRTSDSARMYAQSMPYVSTPEELTETIRKYFPETWIWSLVSVSSEGNAELDVTIPDTITEWKASAFCTSPDTGFGLSPTVSLRAFQPFFVELTLPYSVVRGEAFTLKATIFSYLTACIRVSVTLAQSTQFLATPVEKEEESYCLCENGRKTVAWLVTPRSLGQVEFSVSAEALQNQQPCGNTIVETPEKGRKDTVIRQLLVEPEGVEKETAQNSVLCAKGKTLQEKFSLSLPSNVVQDSGRAYFSVLGDIMGTAMQNLHQLLQMPFGCGEQNMVLFAPNIYVLDYLNKTGQLSEEIKSKAIGYLVSGYQRQLNYKHTDGSYSTFGPRYGQPGNTWLTAFVLKSFAQARPHIFIDERHIQDALSWLASKQKENGCFHSSGTLLNNAMKGGVDNEVSLTAYITIALLEIPLPVTHSVVRNALFCLETAANGKENHVYTKALLAYAFALARMEEKRKALLGSLEKEAVKKDGSVHWQRPGKEMVADLPYYHYRAPSAEVEMTAYVLLAHLTTQPAPSQEELSFASLIAKWISGQQNPNGGFSSTQDTVVALQALSLYGAVTYAKSGAASQVTLRSAGDFQQDFQVDPSNRLLLQRVPLPQVPGEYSAEVSGEGCVYLQTSLRYNVQPTQENEPFTLHVYTTPETCEDSRAHKVFDIGINVSYTGERNVSNMVIVDVKMLSGFIPVKSTVRKLQQHIGIERTELSTNHVLVYLEKLNYETLSFSFTVERDIPVQGLKPAQVKVYDYYETDEFATQEYSAPCTTDKAEQGNA; this is translated from the exons ATGGGGAAATATGGACTGCCCAACAACTTAAacatctttctccttctcttcttcttccttcctggaGATACCTCGCCCGTCTCGCCCGTCACAGAGCC GCAATACAtggtgctgctgccctctcTGATACACACTGATGCTCCTGAGAAAGTCTGTGTTCAGCTGACCCACCTGAACGAGTCTGTGACGCTGAGTGCCACGCTTGAGTATCAAGGGGAAAACAGGAGCCTGATTGATGATGTGGTGTCAGAGAAGGATATATTCACCTGCACCCCTTTCTCT CTTCCAAAATTAAGTAGCCAGTCACCAGCCACATTTATCACTGTGAGAGTGAAGGGGGAGACCCTGCAGTTCAGCAGCCGCAAGACGGTGTTGGTCAAGAATTCTGAGAGCTTGGTCTTCGTCCAGACAGACAAACCTATCTACAAGCCTGGACAGACAG TTCTGTTCAGAATTGTTTCTCTGGATGAAAACTTTCACCCCGTGAATGAGCTG TTTCCGCTGGTCTATATTGAG GACCCAAAGAAAAACCGTCTGTACCAGTGGACAAAGGCAGAGTTAAAGGGGGGGTTAATCCAGCTGTTCTTCAACCTCACCTCTGAACCCATCCAAGGAACCTACTCTGTGGTGGTACAGAAAGCCTCTGGGAAGATAATCCAGCATCCCTTCTCTGTGGAGGAGTATG tgctgccaaAATTTGAAGTAACGGTGAAAATGCCCAAGGTGATCACCATTCTTGACGAGAAGCTGAAGGTGACAGTTTGTGGCTT ATACACATTTGGGAAGCCTGTTCCTGGTCTTGTGAGCTTTCGTGTGTGCAGGAAGTTTCAATACTCATCTACTTGCTATGGTGAAGAGTCTAAGGCAGTGTGTGATGAGTTCTCTGGACAG ACAGACAACCATGGTTGCATTTCTGAAGTGGTAAAAACCAAGTTATTCCAGCTCAAGAGAAATGGATATGAGAATAAGCTGCATGTAGAGGCTAAGATTAAAGAGGAGGACACAG GAGTGGTGTTGACTGGAACAAGCTTCTCCAGGATCACAAACACCATCAGCAAAATCACCTTTGAGAATTCAGACTCCCACTACAAACCTGGAATTCCCTTCTTTGGACAG GTGAAACTTGAGGATGGGTCTGGTGCTCCAATTGCCAATGAAACTGTGAGGATTTCTTTACAAGGAGGCCAGGAAACCAACTACACGACAAATGAAGAGGGCAGGGCACAATTTTCCCTGAACACTTCCATGCTGGAATTGGAATCTGTTGGAATTAGA GCAACTCATAAAACACGCTCCCACTGCTTTGACCATTCCTGGGTTTTTCCAAGTTATGAAGAAGGCTATCTCTCCATAAAGCGCTTTTACTCCCCTAGTAAGAGCTTCCTCAAAATTGAGCCCAAGTCTGAGGTGCTAAGTTGTGGCTCCCCCACAGAGGTCCGGGTGCACTATATCCTTACACCAGAGGCCAtaggagaggagaagaaaatcgTCTTTTACTACCTG GTGATGGCCAAAGGAATCATCAAGCAAGCAGGCACGAGCATTCTGGATTTGGACCAGGAAAGTG CCAATGGGGTCTTCTTACTACAGTTGCCTGTGCAAGCTGACATTGCTCCAGTGGCCCACGTGCTTGTCTACACCACTACTCCTAGCAGGGAGGTGATTGCTGATTCAGCCAAGTTCAAcatagaaaaatgtttcagcaatAAG GTGGATTTGAGCTTCTCTCCTTCTGAAGGCCTGCCTTCTTCTGACACTCACTTGCTGTTCAGAGCCTCCCCAAACTCCCTCTGTGCTGTCCGTGCTGTGGACAAGAGTGTTCTCCTCATGAAGCCAGAAGCTGACCTGTCACCTGGCTCT GTGTATAGCTTGCTGCCAGTGAAGGAATCGCACGACTATCACTATGGTCCAGACATGCTTTTGGAGGAGCCCCTGGAAGACTGTGTCACCTTGAAGAATATAGTTGTGAATGGGATCACCTATTCTCCAGTAATGGATAGGAACGAAGACGACACTTACAACATCCTAAAA AAAATGGGCTTAAAAGTTTTCACAAATTCCAAGGTGAAGAAACCTACGTATTGCAACACTGGCAATTACATACCTCTAGGAATCCCAGTTCCAAGTGGACTCATGGCAGCTGGACATGCAATGAGGACAAGCG ACTCTGCTAGAATGTATGCCCAATCAATGCCGTATGTCAGCACTCCTGAAGAGCTGACAGAGACAATCCGAAAGTATTTCCCAGAAACGTGGATCTGGAGTTTAGTATCTGTAAG CTCTGAAGGAAATGCTGAACTAGATGTGACCATCCCCGACACCATCACCGAGTGGAAAGCCAGTGCATTCTGCACTTCGCCAGACACAGGCTTTGGCCTGTCCCCAACAGTGTCCCTCAgagccttccagcccttctttgTAGAGCTCACCCTGCCTTACTCTGTAGTGCGTGGTGAGGCCTTCACGCTGAAAGCCACCATCTTCAGCTATCTGACAGCCTGCATAAGG GTCAGTGTGACTTTGGCTCAGTCTACTCAATTTCTGGCAACTCCagtggaaaaggaggaagaatcTTATTGTCTCTGTGAGAACGGGAGGAAAACGGTGGCTTGGCTGGTGACTCCCAGATCTCTAG GGCAGGTGGAGTTCTCGGTGAGCGCTGAGGCCCTGCAAAACCAGCAGCCCTGTGGGAACACCATAGTGGAGACCCCTGAGAAAGGACGGAAGGACACGGTCATCAGACAGCTGCTGGTGGAG CCTGAAGGAGTTGAGAAGGAAACAGCCCAGAACTCTGTGCTCTGTGCAAAAG GAAAGACTTTGCAGGAGAAGTTTTCCCTGTCGCTCCCCTCAAACGTGGTGCAAGACTCAGGCAGAGCATATTTCTCAGTGCTGG GTGACATCATGGGCACCGCCATGCAGAACCTGCACCAGCTCCTCCAGATGCCATTTGGCTGTGGGGAACAGAACATGGTCCTGTTTGCACCCAACATCTATGTCCTGGACTATCTGAACAAGACAGGGCAGCTGAGTGAGGAGATCAAATCCAAGGCCATTGGATACTTAGTGAGCG GTTATCAGAGGCAGCTGAACTACAAGCACACAGATGGCTCTTACAGTACCTTTGGACCACGCTATGGCCAACCAGGGAACACCTG GCTCACAGCCTTTGTCCTGAAGTCCTTTGCCCAGGCCCGGCCTCACATCTTCATAGATGAAAGGCACATCCAGGATGCTTTGAGCTGGCTCGCCTCCAAACAGAAAGAGAATGGCTGTTTCCACAGTTCTGGGACACTCCTAAACAATGCCATGAAG GGTGGAGTGGACAACGAGGTCTCGCTGACGGCCTACATCACTATTGCACTGCTGGAGATTCCTCTGCCTGTAACT CACTCAGTGGTGCGTAATGCTCTCTTCTGCCTGGAGACGGCAgcaaatgggaaagaaaaccaCGTGTACACCAAGGCACTGCTGGCATACGCCTTTGCTCTGGCAAGAATGGAGGAGAAGCGGAAGGCTTTGCTTGGATCACTTGAAAAGGAAGCAGTGAAAAAGG ATGGGTCTGTTCATTGGCAGCGGCCTGGGAAAGAGATGGTGGCTGATCTCCCCTACTACCACTACCGAGCTCCCTCTGCTGAAGTGGAGATGACGGCCTATGTGCTCCTTGCTCACCTCACCACACAGCCAGCACCCTCCCAGGAGGAGCTGTCATTTGCATCTCTTATTGCAAAGTGGATCAGCGGTCAGCAGAATCCCAATGGAGGCTTCTCCTCCACCCAG GACACAGTGGTGGCTCTGCAAGCCCTGTCTCTGTACGGAGCTGTCACCTATGCCAAGAGTGGAGCAGCTTCCCAAGTGACCCTGAGATCTGCAGGGGACTTCCAGCAAGACTTCCAAGTGGACCCCTCGAACCGGCTGCTGCTCCAGCGCGTGCCCCTGCCCCAGGTGCCAGGGGAGTACAGCGCAGAGGTGTCTGGTGAAGGATGCGTCTACCTGCag ACGAGCCTGAGGTACAACGTGCAGCCCACGCAGGAGAATGAGCCCTTCACGCTCCACGTGTACACCACTCCAGAGACATGCGAGGACTCCCGGGCTCACAAGGTCTTTGACATAGGCATAAATGTCAG TTACACAGGTGAGCGCAACGTCTCCAACATGGTGATTGTTGATGTGAAAATGCTGTCGGGATTCATCCCCGTCAAGTCCACAGTAAGGAAG ctgcaaCAACACATAGGTATTGAGCGTACGGAGTTGAGTACCAACCATGTTTTAGTGTATCTGGAAAAG ctGAACTACGAGACCTTGAGCTTTTCCTTCACAGTGGAGCGGGACATCCCTGTGCAGGGCCTGAAGCCAGCCCAGGTGAAGGTCTATGACTACTACGAGACAG atgagTTTGCCACACAGGAGTACAGCGCTCCCTGCACCACAG ACAAAGCTGAACAGGGAAATGCTTGA